AGGACACGTGTTTGAAAccggccgcgtcggtcgaatttcgatgggaaCGCAATTCTAgacgtccgtgtactgtgcgatgtcagcttgcacggtaaagaaccccagctggttgaaatttccggagcccgtcactacggcttCCTTCGTAACcggagtcacttcgggacgttaaaaccccataaactataCACCAGAAAAAATAGTGTGGCGAAGCTCTAGCCTGTGAAGGGGCACACCAGGGAGAGGCAAAGGCACAGTAATGCAACAGTCCTGAGAATGGTGGTAGGAACCGGCGCAACAGATTACGCAGTCCCGAATCAAGCTACACTGCAACGTGGATTGGATtagaaaacatttaattcgtcagaaaaggcagaatacagacgatccgtgctaggtggctatcagtccacggcttacagcgacctgagtagcccattcaatgacccgggtttaactcccaagtctgagctgaccaacacggcctcccactgctcgagagtaggaacctgtatcagagatttcgggggcggcttctctttacaattccacaaaaggtgatcataagtggctaaatcaccacataatgtacatgcagggtagTATTCACCgtggtagaattttgacaacaggtaaggcgtcatgaaggatcgcgtctggagtcgcctccaagtggtctcctgcttcttattaaaggctttgtctggaggagggaatatcctcctttcaagtttaaaatgattactaatatcgtgaaaagatgataggccgtccgtctaaaaactctcagcaacgacaacgtcccctgctcggctgacgaatcctcgagctgttatgtgtgccgctttgTTACCAGGGTTCctcgagtgagccgggacccatatcaattcaataattctgtctaagtatttggtttgacccaatatgctcattgctgcctgagaaattctgcccctcgcataattgcgtatggcaaatttagagtcgctgagtatggtagtaacttctgtgttaatgatagcaagggcgattgtcgcctcttctgccgtttccgaggagttcgttatggtagtgccgctTTAGCACAGGCATAATAGAGATTTCAGTCCTTCATTCGCATTAACAGAGGATGACAGCTTCAACGCATTCTAAAAAGCTGGCCGCGTAGTAAGCATTAGCGCGCGCGAATAAGAGAATATTTACACATTAAGCGGAATCAAGACTTACGTAGCAATTAGTTTCAAAACAAGTAAAGGACAATAACAGAGTTTGGCTTGCTGCACATGCACCCACAGATTTCTTTTTGAGAGGGAGGTCCAGCCAGAATAATGAAGGGGTTTGCGGAAAAGCACTGCAGGAGGGCTCAATACCGTAACCTTCACAATGCTAAAAGATAAGCTGCACGGGATGCTCTGATGACAAGGCTACTGATGCACTGTTTTTCCCCGCCAGACTTTTCCTACGCGCAGAATAGTACTAGCCAAAGTTCTGCTAATTGtaatttcatttttgtttagGCCTTATAACCGTAGTTCAAATAATCTGGGCTGAATTATATTGTTTTCAATATCTGCTGGTGCATCACAGGCATTAAACATTGTCACTGCGAGATGAACGCATGTTTTAAAGCCCCAATTAACGGACTGCAACGAAGTAAAATACTGATCTAAAATATCAAAAACCTGAAGTAGAAGGCGGAACAAATTGCAAAACACTCCTTCGCTTGGTCGATTATAAACGAAAATTTGTGTAACCGGAGTATCGAAACTACTAACTGGAGAAAGCAACGGGCACTACTCAATGCGTTTCATGGACATGGATCGTGCTGTATTTCTCCTAAACTGTTTAATTTCTGATTTTATTACCTCACGCCTTTGATGAATTCATTTGCTTTTAATCAATATTTTTCCTGCGTATTTTGTGCCCCTGTTTGTTATTGAATTCTTGAGCAAAATAACTGAATATCAGCCCAGCCGTGTTCGTTATGAGCTTTTTCTTCTCCCTCTGCACTCCAAAACTTTGCGGGGGAAGTTTTTAGCCACACTGGCCTTGCGGCGTGTACAACTTTAGAAGTTAATAGCGCCTCATTAGGTAAAACGGAGGATTTACAAAAACATTCTCCAATTTTCGCGGCACTGAAAAAATGAACTTCATGACTGGAGGCGTATTGTTTGAAGTGAAAACATTTCCAGAAGCATTAATTCAGATCACAGTGAACAGTGAAAAGAAATAGTATGGATAGTTCTCAACTCAGGAGAATTAACGTGTTGCTTAAAGCTTAACTGGAGAGGAAGCCAAAAATTTTATGTTTTAAATCAAAGGGGGAAGGGTTATTTAAATGTTAATTCTCCCAAAATAGCCGCTGAGCTCCACATGGAGTTTGTGAAGAACATCAAAAATGTTGTTGCGAAAGTTTTGCATTGAAGAAGCTTAAAAGTTAtaatataaataaatgaaataccaCTAAAGACCACTCGAGgccgcaaaaaaatatatatataccttcgGTTCAGAAACAACGGCCACTAGCTTAGGTCTTTTCAAAAAATATACCGCAGAGCGCCGTTACTTTTGCATTCCACATAAGGTTACGTCGTTCTTAGTGTGGGGCACTTTACGTGCCTTCGTCGTCGTCaactctctggctgcgacttcattctCTCAAAATTGCACTCAACAAAATTACTCGTAAAGACCTTTGCCCTATGCCCCGGATTGATGACTCCCTCGACTCTCTTCGGGGAGCTGAATACATTTACACCCTGGATCTTCGTTCCGGTTACTGGCAGATTCCCATGCATGATGCAGACAAGGAAAAGGCCACGTTCGCTACTCCCAACGGCGTTTACGAACTTTATGTTATGCCATTTGGACTGCGTAAGGCTCCTGCTACTTTTGAACACATGATTGATACAGTCCTTCGCGGCATGaaatggaaaacctgcttatgcTATCTGGACGACATTCTTattttctcttcaacttttcgtgAACACTTACGCCACATCGATAAGTGCTCACTTTCCCCCGcttctgctggccttcaacttGATATAAAAAAGTGCCATTTCGCCAGGAAGGAAATCACGATTGTGGGCCACCTCCTCAGCCGGGACGGCATTCGACCCGACCCTGACAAGCTTGACGCTGTCTTGAACTTTTCCCGTCCCAATCAGACTAAAGAACTGCGCAGTTTCCTCGGTCTGTTCtcttattttcgccgcttcaAACGAAGTTTTGCTACCATTTCCGCGCCACTGCATCAGCTCCTCACACATCACAGTGCTTTCATTTGGACTGAGCAATGCGCAAGTGCTTTTCAAGCCTTGAAGCAAGCTCTCATTTCCTACCTTGTCCTTGGCCACTCCAACGATGCTGCTCCAACCAGTCTACACACTGACGCTAGCGGCCACAGCCTTGGTGCTGTTCTTCTCCACCGTGATGCTACTTCTCGCGAAAGAGttattgcgttcgccagccgcaatCTGACACCTGCGGAATGTAACTACACTATCACTGGGCAGGAATGTCTTGCGTCGTTTGGGCAGTTcataaattccgcccctacctttacggccgcCACTTCATattcgtcacagaccaccacgcatTATGCTGGTTGTCTAGCCTCAAAAATTTGAATGGCCGCCTTGTCCACTGGGTTCTTCGCCTGCAAGAGTAGTTTTGACGTCACCTACAACTCCGGTCGAAGGCACCGAGACGCCGATGCCCTTTCTCGTTGCCCTCTTCTGCACTCTTCGAGTCGGTCTTCAACACCACCTTCCACCTGTCACAGCGCCTCCTTATCGTCGGAAGCTCTTCCCCACCTCGCCGCCCTCCCATGCGTCGCATCTGATGATTGAAACGACCTTGCGTCGGATCAACACGATGATACGTATTGCCGCTCCCTAATCGACCATCTCACGGGAGATTCTTACCCTCCTACCGCTCGGTTGCGTCGGCAGCCTCACCAGTTCAATCTCGAAAATGATCTGCTCTGCCGCTACGTTTACTGCCCTGATGGCACCCGCTGGTTTCCAGTGGTACCACGTACACTTCGCCCCCGTATTTTGGAGGCCCTCCGCGACGACGCGACGGCCGCTCACTTAGGTTTtcacaaaacctatgaccgcatcaagATCCGTTTCTTCTGGACTGGCCTTTCCGCCAGCGTCGCTACATACGTCGCATCTTGCCCGCTCTGGCAACGCCGAAAACGGCCGAATTCACCTCCCGCTGGACATCTGCAGCCTCTGCCATACCCCGCCTCACCGATCGCCATCGTCGGCATCGACCTTTATGTCCTGCTTCTTTCCTCTACACGAGGTAATCGATGAATTGTCACTGCCATCGACCATCTGACacgctacgccgagaccgcagTATTTCCTGGTGGCTCGGCCCCCGAAGTTGACTCCTTCTTTCTCCAATCCATCGTGCTGCGCCATGGCGCCCGGCATGTGCTTCTCAGTGACCGCAGCCGGACGTTCCTTTCGACCGTTGTTGCCGATGTTCTGCAAGCTTCTTCTACACTTCACAAGATGACGTCCagctaccgcccccccccccccccccacaaccaAAGGTCTTACTGAGCGGTTCCATCAAATCCTGTCAGATATGATTGCTATGTACGTCGAACCTGACCGCCGGAATCGGAACGCAGCccttcctttcgtcacttttgtCTACAATTCCGCGTTGCAACGAACCACTGGTTACTCCCCGTTTTTCCTCGTTTTCGGCCGTTCTCACACGACCCTTCTCGACGCATGTTTCTTCTCGGCGCCTGCGAGCTCCTCACCGTCTCTCCACGAACAATGCCTCTCCCGCGTGGCCCGAGGTCGCCACCTCGCTCGCCTGAACACTGAAGCCTGCAACGAAGATCGCAAGAGCCACTACGACACGACGCACCACGTTGTCTTGTTCAATCCTGGAGACGAGGTCTTGCTTTCTACCCGTCTGCGGACGCCTGGTCTTTGCGACAAGTTTCAGCCTCGTTTCATTGGTCCCTCCTTGGTGCTAACCCAAACATCACCAGTTAACTACCGCGTAACTCCTGTTGATCCTCCACCGGACCGCCGTTATCGCGggactgaaattgtccacgtctACCGCCTGAAGCCTTTCATTCGGCGCTCAGCATCAGACTGATCACGGCCAGGCTGGCCGCTTCTGACCGCGCGGGTAGTTAGTGGGGGAACTTTATGCGCCTTCGActtcgtcgcctctctggctgcgacttcattctCTTTCACCTGTAAATTTCTATCGTCATCGCTCGGCGCTGTTCGCTGGAAGCTCGTCTCTGCCAGCGGGTGAGAATAAACGTCTCCCGTGAAGCCTTCACTTACAATATTTTCTGCCTTCAGTCATTTTTTCTAAACAATCTTCACTTGCATCCTTCAGTGCTAAATTATAATTACCATATATCGCTTCTTATTAGCACCAGATAAAAACCGAAATACATGTCCCGTCCGAACCTGATCTTGATGAATTGTTTTGTCTATGAAAAATTCTTGAGGCACACGTATTCAACGATGTAAATTTGGGGTTTTGTTCATTTTTATGTTCAATATATATTCCTTTAGAACTGTTGTATTTTACACCTTAGCATCTTTCTGAACAATAACCGGTCATGAGTACCTTTTAGTGTTGAATACGGACGTTCGCAGCGCTCTTTGATCTCTTAAGGCGTTTGTTTAGATTAGTGTGCATTGCATTGTCACAGCGTGTTGTGAGAATATGGGACCTTTCAATCGGATTTATGCGTGCGTACTAACCTAGGAACATGTATACCTTTACTTTGGTGTGTTTTACGCCCTGCACTTTGCAGAGTAAATAATACTTTACGCAAATGCAAATATAGCTGCACGGTGTGTCCATTGCTTTGAAGTCTAGGTTGGAGTTGCATTTGAGGTGCAAGTTATTAAGTGCAGTTTGGGCAAAATTTCTAATTGAACACAAATTTTTCACAATGAGCATGGGGGAAAGCCCAATTGTTAGCAGCAAACAGCAACTTATCTCGCCCACAATTGTGCATCTATGCAAATGAGAGGAAAAATCTTGGTGGACCTCACTATATTTTCCGTCATGGGCACCTGGCTGCTCTAAGCAATGCGTACATCTATTTCCATAGCACTCGGTCATTTTTGTTTGTGTTCGGGCCTGcctttaatattattattaagaaatgaATATTTGAGGCAAAAGTATCTAGGAAATTAATTTTGCGTCAGGTCGGGAACCACACAGACATTGACTATGCAGAAAAAGGCAAATTATTAACATAACATTAGGCTTCATTAAACCACTTATAATGTGAGATCGGAATCAAAGGACAACGTGTATTCAGAACAGTACTGcagaaacaaaaagcaaacacTCAATGAGCGGTAATTCGAAAAGAATTCATCTCATTGACAGCGGAACCACGCTTGCCAGCACCCGGCTCTAGTACATACTGCAGAGTGCCGTACAGTTTAAACGTTCAAAAAACAATTCGATCATTTGCGGACGGAAAAATAAGCCTATCTTAAAGCACGTAACTGTTCCTGGCCTGTCCCCTCTTCAAAAATATGGACAGTATGATGAGTGGCTTTATGCTGGTCATTCTATACACTACTCTTCATTGCATCAATGTTTGCCGTGGGAGTGTTACCACAGTATTTTGTCGTTCGGCGCAAAAGGGAGATCATTATAAAATACACTGGTAGAAGTACTGCTGTTTTGTGCCCTCGCCATAGTGAGAAGCCTCCGACTAAAAAGGCACTTTCTTGTCAGTCTTGTAAAGAAGTGGAAAAATATTTAGCGAAAGGTTTACGATTTTGAAGCAAGTTCGTTATTTTTAGTCTTCCAGAGCACATTTGTAAGAACATACACGCTTTCTACCAGAAAATATCACGCGGTGCCACAAACAACTATTGAtgctttctttcctttatttcgTGGCAATAATaattgcgcttttttttcttaaaaaagtAACTAATTCTAAGAAAGTTAGAGCAGAAACCAAGTAAAAGTGAGTTAACATTGCAGCCTCAACTAATTAGTTAAAGGGTGGTTTTGGTTTATGAAAAACAAATTGTGTCTGTTCCTGCTTCATCTGCGTATTAGATCCGGCCTGTTATAGTGCAGTTTTCATAATACCGCCAAATATGATAGATTAGAGGAATTTTTTGAAAATTTCCAAAGTGTACTTTTTTATTCGTATGTTCCTCACAAGCAGCCTCGTCTCTAGAAAACGCTCTATAAAACTCTAAGAATCTTCTATTCTTCCAGTCGGTCTACCGCTACCAAACGAAATTCACAGCACCTACGCGATTTTGTATGCAAGCCCCTTCTGCATCATCTTCGGCGCCGAATTTCCTCCGTTAAAAAGTAAGTGTTTTAATGTTGACGTCTGGTTGAACATTCTAGTTCCATATTCTGGGTCGTCATCAATAACACCATGTCTTAAATATAAGCGTCCTGGAGTCCACAGATGGGGCTTGTTAGGATTTCATTCATTGCGAGCTTAAATATAATCCATCCTTGAGGTGCAGCATGGAGGAAAGAGACACTAACGCCTCTGAAGTGTTCCATCCAGTGGAGCGATGCGAACAGTGAATTCTACTCAACGGTAGCAAAGAGCACGAAATAGTATGCGTCTGTTGGTGCTCAGTTGTTGAATTGCACCCCATTATAGAAACTGCGTAAGCAACAACCAGGAATGTGTTTGCTGCCAAGCGCGGCTGCTAAGGAGGATGGTGGTTTCTGCGATACAACAAATTCAAGCCGCCCATGGGCTATGGGAAACGCTTTATTGAAGAGTTTTGAATGTATTTTGGGCCATAGAGGTTTTTCAGTCAGCGCTAAGATGGCAGAGCATTGAGCACGATTTCATGCAGCCTCCACTGATATGGGGATGCCGCAGTCGGGATGGTATTCCGCGACATTTGAATGGCTAATGTGCAGTGATCTCCGCGGCTAGCGAGCCTCATGAGGTAATGACGCAGCTGACGCTCAAAAAAGATACAGCTCGCCCAATTCGTTGTTCTTGGTGATCATGTGTTAATCCGAGTGATGAGCATGATGTATTATAGTCCTAGAATATTGCCGTTAGCTCGCTAGCAGAAGCGGGGGCGGCTGTTTGCTAGCGGACATGTATTTGCAGCCAACAACGCCAAACGTAACACGTAATACTTAGCCTGGCGAAACCCACGTCGATGGCAGCACCCTCAATAAAACACTAGTGTGCGCCAAATAGGTGGGGCACCAAATCTTACCTCTGCATCCACTCTGAGACCTAAAGCAAAGGCTGTTGCGATCACTGCCTAATGAAACCTGAGTGTTCTTTTTAGCTCTTCAACGTTAATACTGACAAACAAGGAGCAGAAATCCTACCCAACAGATTATGCCCAGACGCTATAGTGTCCACGTTAAAAACGCtatgtaaaaaaaatttcttaCTGGTTTTCAAACCAGTGAAATCTACTAGCCGAGAGTACGCGACAACGCGCATTTGGTCTTCTTTACTGAGGTAGTCAGCCTTCCTCAAGAAACCAACTCAAAGTCCAACCCTCTCCGTAGACATATAGAATGTCGTGCAAAGAGTTCTTCAAGCTTTGATAGAAATTAAGGGTCAGTGTGTAGCAAAGGAAGCTCTCTCACCATAGTAGTCAGGTCGGTCTCGCTCTGCTACCTGACAGTGTAAATGCGGGGTGCCagtttttcaaagaaaaaacTCCGGATGCCGTTGGCTTTTACCTGTGTCTTCGCCTTCATCACTGCTTCCTCCTTTGTCCAAAGATCCTTTTCTAGAACGCCCAGGCAGTCTGGGTCATCTCTGCCGTGGTCAACTGGGTACCTATAATCTCACTCGGTACAGAGAGAGGAAGGTGATTCTTGAAGCACACGCTAAATTTTTGAAGGAGACGAGAAGCCTTTACCTTTTACTATGATTTCTGCAAAAGGTCTTTACACTCGGGAATGACTCCCACCTTTGCTGAGGATTGTACGGGGCTATGAAAGTTAAGGTTTACAAATTTCTTGATATTAACCACTAGGAGGCGTGAGAAAACCACTTCAGTCGGCAAGAGGGACACAAGGTGTTAAGATAATTGTCGCTGTCAGGTACATTATTAACTAAAATGTTTTTATGAACGTTTAGTGACCCTAATAAGGGGTTATGATTATATTGTAGGTTTATAGGCAGTCACATTCTCACAGAACTCAACTTGGCACAATTCTCCTAGCACGCATGTGTTCCGAGATAGTGGCTTCCTAATTTTCAGCTTGATACGCGTAATTTCGCATGCATAGCGGTGACGATAGGCGCGAACCTCTCCCTACATGACTCGGCGAATCATCTGTAAATGACGTAGAGCGACTGTTGAAGCTGGTAACTTTTTATGTTGGACTTTCTGCCACCACAATGCAAGaaattgcccacacaacagcggtATCATACAAGAGAGGAAATATGCTTCGATCGCCCCTGCTATAGTTGAATAATACGCGAAAGCAGTGGAACGTCCGGCGGCTAATATGTAAAAACAAGTGTTATCTAGAACAATTTTATCAAATGAAGTAGTTTTTTGCATTCACATCAGCCGCAGTGTCTAAAAAGATCATTAATATATTTTAGGTAAAAAATTCTTGACGATGACAATTATAATCTTACTTTTTGTTTACCTGGGCCTACTGCTTAGTATGTGCAGAGGTGATTTACATTGACATCTATGAGCAAAATTTAAAGAAATTTGTAAAGCTTAATTTGACCACCTCATAACGATTCCTTCATGTGAGGCAGAAACGCAACAGTGGTATGAGGAAAAATGAATATTGTGGTATATAAAAGTGTGGTAGGTTCACGTACATTCTGTTGGCAACGTTTTTATTATATAAGAGCACATGCATTTTAAGCGATGCTACCCCAACCTCCGCACCTGTACTTCAATTATTCGCATCTTGAAGGAGTTATCTTGATAGTGCCTGTCAGAACACGCGGACAATTAACAGCTTGTAGTGTCTATTACGTTTAGAAATGTCCTGTTGAGAGTGTAGCGCTCGGTATTATTGTTTCTTCGTTGCGTCTTCATTTTTTACGCGCATTTACCACCATGCGATCCATCAGTCCACACCTAGTCATTTCCTATGCCGTGTTATTTGTGTCTGCAACCGCGGGTCACAGCTCCTCGGGTACCTGTGGTAGTTATTTCGGTTCCTTAGATCACTTTTCTTGAATATTGGGGAACCAGCTGGTATAAATAGTGCCAAATGTTATCACTACAGGATTCGGTTTTCACAGGCTCCACGCGAAATTCATAACGGCCTGTAGAGACGGGCGTACGGAGAAGGCGCCAAAGTTATGACTATTGAAGTTAATCTCACGCGATGTCTATCTTTATGTCGATGCGAATGTCGAAGCCGCTATTGTACCAACAATAAAACTTACAACAAATTACTCCCTACTCAACGTCCGCGATCGAAAATAGTCAGAAGGCATCTCCTTATGGTGAAGTAACCCATCCGCTAGCTTGCTAGGCAAAAAAAATTCCGCCTGTGACCAATTACAAATTGCTTTTAGCTAAGGCAAGTAAATTACCCCTATCATGTCACCTAGCGCGTGGAACACAATAGCGGTGTGTTTTAGAATACTTATTTTTTTGTACTTTATGCCGCAGAGAAGACAGATTGCACATGCTGGACGACACTCAAGAATATTGGAACGTTTCATTGGCAGTGTGAATTCATAGTGAAGCATTACTGTAAAGAACATACCAATGTTGTCAGAAATGCTACTGATTGTTGGCAATAAATGAGCAGGGTTTGTCAGTGAACACAAAATAAAATAGCCAAAAATTATGCGCCATCAACGTTTCAGTCCTTTTATGTGCGTTTAGTTTCGCTTTTTCTATGGTACTTATTGCTGGTTGGAGAGTGAGTTCCATGGGAAGATATGTAATATGCTTGCACTGTCAGCAGCTGCTATATCTAAGGCGTTTTCATTACCCCGGACGCACAAattagaattattttcttttattgcccTTTATTTGTTAAAAAAATGTGATCTGTCACGTACTAGAAGGCGACAAAGTGGGCAGTAGCTCGGCACAGAGCACTCGCGCTAAGCCCGCAGGCATTAAATCATGCtgtcgccatctgtcatgtagtcctgttttcttcggcttgccgtcacgtaacatttgatGTTAGGTGCGGGGTAATCATCGCCATGCTGATGCTCGCACTTCGGCTTCCTGCGCTTGCCGTGGTCATCGGTAGTGTGTTCCTGTCCGCACTGCTTGACCGTGCACCAGCCCGCCAAACCAGAACCGACTTCACCGTCACCCCAGCCCAGTCCCCCGCTCCGACCAGAAGACACGGCGAATTCGCGACACCGTCGATACTAGAACCTGTTACACTGCCTACATTAGAAGCCGCGAACATTTTCGAACACACCTCTCTGCCCATGTCGTTCGATGCGTTCATGTGCCTCGCCAGCAGGCTCAAGGCGACCTATGGCCCCGAACCTACATAGATCAGCGCTCATCCGATCAGCATCTGCTCACGCCTTTTGTCGTGACAAAGAACCCTAGAACTTGTCTTTTGTGTTCATCCTTCGTGTCACGCCGATCGTCATGTCCGTTTCATCGCCGCTGTCATTTTTCTAGTTCTCGCGATCGGATCGACCACTGTGTGGTCCGGGTAGTGTCACAGCCTAGAAGACTACAAAGTTGGCAATGGTGCGGCaaggagcactcgcgctaggcctgcCACGATTAAATTAtaccatcgccatctgt
This region of Amblyomma americanum isolate KBUSLIRL-KWMA unplaced genomic scaffold, ASM5285725v1 scaffold_427, whole genome shotgun sequence genomic DNA includes:
- the LOC144112588 gene encoding uncharacterized protein LOC144112588 — translated: MIAMYVEPDRRNRNAALPFVTFVYNSALQRTTGYSPFFLVFGRSHTTLLDACFFSAPASSSPSLHEQCLSRVARGRHLARLNTEACNEDRKSHYDTTHHVVLFNPGDEVLLSTRLRTPGLCDKFQPRFIGPSLVLTQTSPVNYRVTPVDPPPDRRYRGTEIVHVYRLKPFIRRSASD